A stretch of the Arvicanthis niloticus isolate mArvNil1 chromosome 30, mArvNil1.pat.X, whole genome shotgun sequence genome encodes the following:
- the LOC143440682 gene encoding formyl peptide receptor-related sequence 3, whose translation MEANSSIPLNGSEVMFYDSTTSRVLWILSLVVLSITFVLGVLGNGLVIWVAGFRMAHTVTTICYLNLALGDFSFMATLPLHIISMVMKGKWIFGWFLCKFVHSTVHINLFVSVFLITLIAMDRCTCVLHPVWAQNHRTVSLARKLVVGVWILSLMLTLPHFLFLTTVRDPRGEVHCACNFESVVANPEEQLKVSITVSTAIGIISFLIGFSLPMSFIAICYGLMAAKICRKGFLNSSRPLRVLTAVAISFFMCWFPFQLIVFLGNIWSKEIPESIHMLVNPASTLATFNSCLNPILYVFLGQEFREKLIHSLSASLERALREDSVLSSGKSSNFSSCPADSDL comes from the coding sequence ATGGAAGCCAACTCCTCCATCCCTCTGAATGGATCAGAAGTGATGTTTTATGATTCTACCACCTCCAGAGTTCTATGGATCCTCTCATTGGTAGTCCTCTCCATAACCTTTGTCCTTGGTGTGCTAGGTAATGGGCTTGTGATTTGGGTGGCTGGGTTCCGGATGGCACACACTGTGACCACCATCTGTTATCTGAACCTGGCTTTGGGTGACTTTTCTTTCATGGCTACTTTACCACTacacatcatttcaatggtcatGAAAGGAAAATGGATTTTTGGTTGGTTCCTTTGCAAATTTGTTCACAGCACTGTACATATAAACCTTTTTGTAAGTGTTTTCCTGATCACTCTCATTGCTATGGATCGTTGTACTTGTGTCCTGCACCCGGTATGGGCTCAGAATCACCGAACTGTGAGTCTAGCCAGGAAACTGGTTGTTGGAGTTTGGATTCTTTCTCTGATGCTTACCTTGCCACATTTTCTCTTCTTGACTACAGTGAGAGATCCAAGAGGTGAAGTGCACTGTGCATGTAACTTTGAATCTGTGGTTGCAAACCCTGAGGAGCAATTAAAGGTGTCAATTACTGTGAGCACAGCTATAGGAATCATCAGTTTTCTTATTGGCTTCAGCCTACCCATGTCCTTCATTGCCATCTGCTATGGACTTATGGCTGCCAAGATCTGCAGAAAAGGCTTTCTGAATTCCAGCCGCCCCTTACGTGTTCTCACTGCTGTAGCAATTTCCTTCTTTATGTGTTGGTTCCCTTTTCAATTGATTGTTTTTTTAGGTAATATCTGGAGTAAGGAGATACCAGAAAGCATTCACATGTTGGTGAACCCAGCAAGCACACTGGCCACCTTCAACAGCTGTCTCAACCCAATACTCTATGTCTTTCTTGGTCAAGAATTTAGAGAGAAACTGATACATTCTCTGTCTGCCAGTCTGGAGAGGGCCCTGCGAGAAGACTCAGTCCTAAGCAGTGGCAAAAGCAGCAACTTTTCTTCATGTCCTGCAGACTCTGATCTTTAG